A region of the Campylobacter subantarcticus LMG 24377 genome:
AAAAATACTCCCAAATATCTGGCGTTTTAAACGCATTAACATCTAATAAACCCTCATCAACAATCGCTATAGTATAAGTGTATTTTTGTTTGTTTTCGCTTTGAATTTCTACTTCAAAATCTTGCTTTGGCAAAACTTTACTAGGTGCTTTTATATCTAACTTAATTTTACTTTGCTCATCTGCTACTTTTAAAGCAAGTACACCAAAAAGTCTTAAAGCTCTATCATTTGTATATTGGTTGTAATCTTGAAGCAAAATAACACTAACATACACATTAGGTGTATATTCTTTTAAGATAGGAATTTCAACCTTAGTAGTATCTTCATGTGTATTTATTATAAAACGCTTTAGAACTTTTGTATTGTCATTTAAAGTTACAATAGCCTTTGCACCTTTGACACTTTCAAACTCTACCACGGCAATATCATTTGGATTGTATTCTTTTTTATCACTTTTTATTTTTAAAGAACTTACAATATCTGCATTACTCGGGGCTCCAAAACTATTTACATAAAAAAATTCTCCCGTGCTTGTCTTTCCTTGTATGTCCTCAAGCTCTATAAACATCTCACCGTGATAATCTTTTGGATCAAATTCAATTTTAACTGGTTTGTTTTCACTTAAAACCACTCCTTGTGCTACTACTTGCGTATTTTTGTCTTTTTTTAACGATTTTAAAAAATCATCATAATTATCATAATCCCACCACCATGAATAGCTATTTGCATAAATAGTGTATTTGATTTCTCTATTTGAAATTAGTTTTTCGTTTAAATCACTCACAATGGCTTCGAAATTAATTATTGAATTTGAGTTTAGATAACGATTTTCTAAGCGTTTTAATCCTACAAAATCATCATGCAAGATAATTTGTGTTTTTGAGCTTACCTCTGCTGATCTAGAACCTTTTTCAAAAACCCTTGCTTGAATAGAAGCTTCTAGATTATATGGTGCATTTTTCAAAAATTCTTTTAAAACAAAAACACCTTTTTCTTGCCCTTTTTCATCTAAAACACCTTCTATATTGTCACTATAAGTTTGCATGAGTACACTAGGGTTAGAAAAAACATAATTAGGGTATTTTAAACTGCGATATTCTTTTTTGCGAATCAACAAAGATGCTTGGAAATTCAAAGCACTAGAAGGACTTCCAAAAAGGTATTTAGAGCTTAGATTAAAATCCAACTGATCTTTGTTTTTAGTTTCTTTTTCCGTTTGCAAACTCACTTTTATACGGTTTGGAATGATATTTTGCACCAGAATTTCTTTATCAAAAATTGAATCAGCAAATTCAACCCTAGCTAAATAAATTCCACTTGGTGCTTGTGGGCTAAGAGTGATTTTTTTATAAAAAGTTCCATTACTCAAAGGAAGTAGTTTGATTTTATCAAGAATTTTTTTATTTTGTGGATCAAAAAAACTTAAAGATATCGGGTGCTTAAGCGCGCCTTTGTCATTTCTTGCAACCATGTTTAAGTGTATATCATCGCCTGGTCTATACACCCCTCTTTCAGTGTAAATAAAAACTTTATTCTGTGAGTTTAACTCCAATCCATCTACATCAAAGCCATCATAAAGCAAAGGAGAACTTAAACGCAATATAGAAGCTTGTTTGTCTTTTGATGCGATCACAAACAAGGCTTTTGATTTGTCTATATTTTCAAAAATAACTAAACCGTCTTCATTGCTTATTTTAGAAGCTAGAATTTGATTATTTTTACTAATCACATCAACCTTAACTCCACTTAAAAGCTTTTGATTGGTATAATTTCTAACATCTACAATAAGTTTTTTATCTAAACTTTGAGCAATGAGCGCTATGTCAGAAAAAATTAAATTTTTACTCACTTTTGCTTTTTGATCAAAAAATCTATACTTTTTCCAACTTTCCATATCCTCATCAAAAACATAGTCTACATCTTCTTCTTTAAAATACAACTTAACAATAAAAACTCCACTCAAATCTTTTAAAGCATCTAAGACTATTTCGCTTTCTTGCCATTCGTTTTTACTATATTCAATATCAAAATCTCTCTTAAGCACTACTTCGCTGGTATAATCACTCTCTGAAAATATATCACTATCGTAATCGCTTACATTTTTAAAACCTTGCAAGTTTTTATACCTTAAATACTCGCTTAAATTATTTGAAAAAACTTGCCAAACTTCCAAATGAACTTTTTTTACGTTTAAAGTTTTAAAGGCAATTTTTTTACTTGCTTTACTAGATAAAAAAACTCCTTGATTTGAAAAACTTATAGCTGGCTCATAGTCTTTAAGACTTACTTTGGCTTTAAAGTTTTGCTTAGTGTTAACACCACTTTCGCTTTTAATGCCTTGAGCTATTTGAATTTCATAGTCTTTATTTGGAACAAATGCTCCTATAAGTTTAATTTTATTGCCATGAGCTAATGCCTTAAAATCTACCTCAGGAGAAACAAAAATCAAGTCTTTTAAATTTTGATCTTGCGAAACATTTTGAGAAAAAAGCAATTCTATGTTTTTATTTACTATATTTGCACCTTGAAAGACAAAATCGCTTTTTGCTAGCAAAATACATTCATATTTGATATTATTTTCCAAGCCCAAAACTGCCTTATCAAACAAAACTTTTATATTTGTATTAGTGTTTTGGCTTTTTAAAGGCTTAGAATATATACTCGCCATGTTATCTTGGATTACAATTTGATCTATTGTTATATTTTGATTTTCTGCGTGCATTTGAAGTGCTTTACGCAATATATCCTCATCAAACACATAATAGCTTTGCAAATTTAAAATCAATACGCTTTCATCATTAGATATATTTTGAAAATACCCTTTAATGTCTAGTTTTTCATATGGAGTTTGAAAGTTTAGTTTTATTGTTTCGCCTTTTAATATATCGTTTAGATCTATCATTACATCGTATTTTTGATTTGCTCTTAGCGGGATAAAAATATCCAATCTTTTTGGATGTTCAAGTGTATATTTAGCTTTGATTGTTTGGCCATTAACCACAACTTCTCTTTCTTTAATAACACCTAGCTCTTGATTTGTGATATTGGTATTAAATTCTATAAAAATGCTTTGGGAGTTTTCATCAAAACCATAAGCTCTTATCATCGAATTTTTTTCTTCGCTTTTAGAGCATGCAGTAGTAAAAATTGCTATAAAAAATATCATTAATCCATATAAAAATCTTTTCATAACCGTCCTTGAAGTAAAGTAAATTTTGCAAATTATATCCAAATTCACTCTTGCTTCACTTAAAAAATTATATAATTCTCGCATAAAAACAAAGGAGAGAAAATGAAAAAGAAAATTGCTACTTTATTAACAGTTTTAGGTCTTTCAGGTGCTGTTTATGCAGATGGAATTTATGGTGTAATTGTAGATGTAAATGATGGTGCAAAAACGATTTTAATCGACACAACTTATGGTCAAAAAATGAATATCAAAATTCTACCAAATACAGAAATTGATATGGATGATTGTGGTATTTTTGGTATGGACAAATATGGTACTTTTAGAGATTTAAAAGTAGGTACTTTTATAGAGGCTGAAGTATTCCATGGATATGCTCAAACTATGCCAAATCCACAAACACCAAATCAAGTGCAAAACATAACTGCCAAAGAGATTAAAATTGAATGCAAAAAAAGAGCTTATTAAGTAAAATAACTCCTAAAAAGGAGTTATTTTAATGCGTTTTTTTCTTATACTAATTTGTATTAATACTTTTGCATTTGCTTATAAAGTTCA
Encoded here:
- a CDS encoding alpha-2-macroglobulin domain-containing protein gives rise to the protein MKRFLYGLMIFFIAIFTTACSKSEEKNSMIRAYGFDENSQSIFIEFNTNITNQELGVIKEREVVVNGQTIKAKYTLEHPKRLDIFIPLRANQKYDVMIDLNDILKGETIKLNFQTPYEKLDIKGYFQNISNDESVLILNLQSYYVFDEDILRKALQMHAENQNITIDQIVIQDNMASIYSKPLKSQNTNTNIKVLFDKAVLGLENNIKYECILLAKSDFVFQGANIVNKNIELLFSQNVSQDQNLKDLIFVSPEVDFKALAHGNKIKLIGAFVPNKDYEIQIAQGIKSESGVNTKQNFKAKVSLKDYEPAISFSNQGVFLSSKASKKIAFKTLNVKKVHLEVWQVFSNNLSEYLRYKNLQGFKNVSDYDSDIFSESDYTSEVVLKRDFDIEYSKNEWQESEIVLDALKDLSGVFIVKLYFKEEDVDYVFDEDMESWKKYRFFDQKAKVSKNLIFSDIALIAQSLDKKLIVDVRNYTNQKLLSGVKVDVISKNNQILASKISNEDGLVIFENIDKSKALFVIASKDKQASILRLSSPLLYDGFDVDGLELNSQNKVFIYTERGVYRPGDDIHLNMVARNDKGALKHPISLSFFDPQNKKILDKIKLLPLSNGTFYKKITLSPQAPSGIYLARVEFADSIFDKEILVQNIIPNRIKVSLQTEKETKNKDQLDFNLSSKYLFGSPSSALNFQASLLIRKKEYRSLKYPNYVFSNPSVLMQTYSDNIEGVLDEKGQEKGVFVLKEFLKNAPYNLEASIQARVFEKGSRSAEVSSKTQIILHDDFVGLKRLENRYLNSNSIINFEAIVSDLNEKLISNREIKYTIYANSYSWWWDYDNYDDFLKSLKKDKNTQVVAQGVVLSENKPVKIEFDPKDYHGEMFIELEDIQGKTSTGEFFYVNSFGAPSNADIVSSLKIKSDKKEYNPNDIAVVEFESVKGAKAIVTLNDNTKVLKRFIINTHEDTTKVEIPILKEYTPNVYVSVILLQDYNQYTNDRALRLFGVLALKVADEQSKIKLDIKAPSKVLPKQDFEVEIQSENKQKYTYTIAIVDEGLLDVNAFKTPDIWEYFYQKIRFNMSIYDTYDKIIAKNTSDIAKVLTTGGDVLLSSRAEKSKNDEKVRRFKPVVLFQEPMQSDENGYAKVKFNMPSYSGSLRVMVVANNDVGFGSADKNIQVIAPAVMLETLPRSLRINDEFKFLVQVFKVDDDVQSATLKLNAKNSLINFDKNEIKIDFKGEKTKDIYINVKVNANKIGVEEIQLSLNAKNYTYTQNTQIDIKPLNTITYEGNSYKIPANSSMKFEIKDDYINPVAFLSVSSKPILNINHRLKYLQHYPYGCIEQSTSAVLPQLFLQKLDQGANEQKNINNINALLGKYANFQTANGGFAYWQGLKDSDAWGSNYAGMFMILAKERGYYVSDGMFKAWLDYEKKYIQNTSNKNIRINSLYLLALAKEPNLSIMNAIYEDEAYMKSLDNVSLWQLGAAYKLAGFDEVALNIAQQLSTKPDNKDSYADTYGSFLRDEAIIANAYKIIYGKNNDALLDDIKKTLEGHAWLSTQSIGYALYALANSFDDNVSKTIKAKLTINHENQKLDSSFAKFEFNQGGALIEAKEDTYVHFGIEGVKKGIAEPFRQRIDIERSFYDENGNTIDENTIKSSQIFYMKLKISNKNYPGASHFALTQILPSGWEVVHDLLGEDTPDFVRNSYYDFMDIRDDKIMYFFPLHHDETREFFVKLSAITPGVYTLSGAYAEAMYDDAYKALSESKRVKVVQ